A stretch of the Streptomyces ortus genome encodes the following:
- a CDS encoding RICIN domain-containing protein, with amino-acid sequence MHTPHPPRPPFPPASGSAPGESDESLAALLRAQPEGELTHPVPLLLARHWQSTHDYAVICLASSADVASMVTAAAFQQVLERLRRAGSAAALRPQLLVAVRDIIKVWSAQDRISEALPDLRKPAGGRGMRVTKSMTPENRKLAERSFQALPGLAQCVLWHIEVEAEDISVPAGLLGMDVDNASAALEQAREKFREGCVRAHRELAPNKDCRHYNRLLDVPIRRGGALLPDVQQHLLACRFCRYAAEQLSHFEGGLGGLLAEGVLGWGARRYLESRPSSGHSTVRSVRHTGRRPGGGGRPPLLSRRSARQGRHSSPGPRYSTALLAGAGLVSVALLATVLVMRLWSPDHEGADPSPTAGASAGLSPGGQAPTARSSSPPGSAGLPTGPIRTRLRNLAADLCLDIKGGRAKAGAGAELDACSAAGTQKWSYEKDGLLRSVADPALCLDSHVDAGVIVLGNCAAASAKRGDDVRYDLTVRGELLPRWQTELAVAPAADEVEADVVVKIRDRGDDQRWLTDGARESPESLSIAGTDAPSGEPTAGRSAADTRIGTNSGAGSRAGAGPGPGDECAEATCDAVPRTSQTDEPGRADDDAERRAALGL; translated from the coding sequence GTGCACACCCCCCACCCCCCTCGTCCGCCATTTCCGCCCGCCTCCGGGTCCGCCCCCGGAGAATCCGACGAGAGCCTCGCCGCTCTCCTCAGGGCACAGCCGGAGGGCGAACTCACCCATCCCGTCCCGCTGCTGCTCGCGCGGCACTGGCAGTCGACACACGACTACGCGGTCATCTGCCTCGCCTCCTCGGCGGACGTCGCGTCGATGGTGACCGCCGCCGCCTTCCAGCAGGTACTCGAACGCCTGCGCCGCGCCGGGTCCGCCGCCGCCCTGCGACCCCAACTCCTGGTGGCCGTGCGGGACATCATCAAGGTGTGGTCCGCGCAGGACCGTATATCCGAGGCCCTTCCGGATCTCCGCAAACCGGCCGGCGGTCGCGGTATGCGGGTGACGAAGTCCATGACGCCGGAAAACCGCAAGCTCGCGGAACGCTCTTTCCAGGCTCTGCCGGGACTCGCCCAGTGCGTCCTCTGGCACATCGAGGTCGAGGCCGAAGACATATCCGTACCGGCCGGTCTGCTGGGCATGGACGTCGACAACGCGTCGGCGGCGCTCGAACAGGCCCGTGAGAAATTCCGCGAAGGCTGTGTACGAGCCCATCGTGAACTCGCGCCGAACAAGGATTGCCGCCACTACAACCGTCTCCTCGACGTTCCGATTCGGCGGGGCGGCGCCTTGCTGCCCGATGTGCAGCAACATCTGCTGGCTTGCCGTTTCTGCCGTTACGCGGCCGAGCAACTGAGCCATTTCGAGGGCGGTCTCGGCGGACTTCTCGCCGAGGGCGTGCTCGGCTGGGGTGCCCGTCGCTATCTCGAATCCCGGCCCAGCAGCGGCCATTCGACGGTCCGGTCCGTCCGGCACACCGGCAGACGCCCGGGCGGCGGCGGCCGTCCCCCTCTGCTGTCGCGGCGCTCCGCCCGGCAGGGGCGGCACTCCTCCCCGGGCCCGCGGTACTCGACGGCACTCCTCGCCGGAGCGGGCCTCGTCTCGGTGGCCCTGCTCGCGACCGTCCTGGTCATGAGGCTGTGGTCGCCGGACCACGAGGGCGCCGACCCGTCACCCACCGCCGGGGCGTCCGCCGGTCTCTCCCCGGGCGGGCAGGCCCCGACCGCCCGATCGTCGTCCCCGCCCGGCTCGGCGGGCCTGCCCACCGGGCCCATCCGGACCAGGCTGCGCAACCTCGCCGCCGACCTCTGCCTCGACATCAAGGGCGGCAGGGCGAAAGCCGGCGCCGGCGCCGAACTGGACGCCTGCTCGGCCGCCGGCACACAGAAGTGGTCGTACGAGAAGGACGGCCTCCTGCGCAGCGTCGCCGACCCCGCGCTGTGCCTGGACTCCCATGTGGACGCCGGCGTGATCGTCCTGGGGAACTGCGCCGCCGCGTCCGCCAAGAGAGGGGACGACGTGCGCTACGACCTCACCGTGCGGGGCGAGTTGCTGCCCCGCTGGCAGACGGAGCTGGCTGTCGCTCCCGCCGCGGACGAGGTCGAGGCGGATGTCGTGGTCAAGATCCGTGACCGCGGCGACGACCAGCGCTGGCTCACCGACGGCGCCAGGGAATCGCCCGAGTCGCTGTCGATAGCGGGCACGGACGCGCCGTCCGGCGAGCCGACCGCCGGCCGCTCCGCCGCCGACACACGGATCGGCACGAACTCCGGGGCCGGGTCGAGGGCCGGAGCGGGGCCGGGGCCGGGGGACGAGTGTGCCGAGGCGACGTGCGACGCCGTGCCGCGGACCTCGCAGACCGACGAACCGGGCCGCGCGGACGACGACGCGGAACGCCGGGCCGCCCTCGGGCTGTGA
- a CDS encoding GNAT family N-acetyltransferase, whose translation MRDYCIRTATPDDVDGARSVMLDTVYRDFGTGYVPRWHRDIIDLHGAYVAPARHTLLVAVDRRDDTVAATAALDARGPAHPPNPRHVAERYPSGETAQLRRVYVRPADRRQGLARRLVAGLLDFAAADGGYRSAYLHTDPSVPGAEAFWRSLGKAVHDEREEPGGGQGIIHFEVPLP comes from the coding sequence GTGCGCGACTACTGCATAAGAACGGCGACCCCCGACGACGTCGACGGCGCCCGCTCCGTGATGCTCGACACCGTGTACCGGGACTTCGGCACCGGGTACGTACCCCGCTGGCACCGGGACATCATCGACCTCCACGGCGCCTACGTCGCGCCCGCCCGCCACACCTTGCTGGTCGCGGTCGACCGGCGGGACGACACGGTGGCCGCGACCGCCGCCCTCGACGCCCGCGGCCCGGCCCACCCGCCGAACCCGCGCCACGTGGCCGAGCGCTACCCCTCCGGCGAGACCGCCCAGCTGCGCCGGGTGTACGTGCGCCCCGCCGACCGCAGACAGGGTCTGGCCCGCCGGCTCGTCGCGGGACTGCTCGACTTCGCGGCGGCCGACGGCGGCTACCGCTCCGCCTATCTGCACACCGACCCGTCGGTGCCCGGCGCCGAGGCGTTCTGGCGTTCGCTGGGCAAGGCGGTCCACGACGAACGCGAGGAACCGGGCGGCGGCCAGGGAATCATCCACTTCGAAGTCCCCCTGCCCTGA
- a CDS encoding ABC transporter permease subunit produces MLLWRAALAAVLVCGVGLLPWLSRTDPALTVLRARSAERTATPEVLDAIRAQLGLDAGPARLLGDWLGGLPRGDAGVSWISGAQVMPAVLQALGVSLLLMGGALLVAAVTAAGVCARTLRLGAGRRLYERRSAGTGSAFMATLPDFLTASVLASVVGVQLGWLPALGWYGPSWLVLPALSLGLPAGALLGRMLDDLLPGAFAEPWALAAAARGVRGRTVARQALRRCVPGLLPNLGLFVVGLTGGAVAVEKIFDIPGLGRLSLQAAVAQDLPVLQAGTLALVVLAATVGGLARLAARLLIGPALRDGALPSLHRPTPPRPTTPPLLYGGLLLAVVTAGLTRDPLELDTTARLRSPSWAHPFGTDALGRDVLARVGHGALDTLAVAAAVSAAALLLGVLLGLLPRFSGPLADTVNALPPVLAALLVTAVAGSGPATPALAVTAVAWAPLAAHTSALLRQEKATAHLAATRGLGATPLQLLRHELLPAVLPPVLRHALLRLPGVALSLAALGFLGLGAQPPSPEWGLLLSENLPYVERAPWASLAPAAALALLGAVAVTAGGGVDRTRARRRHA; encoded by the coding sequence GTGCTGCTCTGGCGCGCCGCCCTGGCCGCCGTCCTGGTCTGCGGCGTAGGGCTGCTGCCGTGGCTCTCGCGCACGGACCCGGCGCTCACCGTGCTCAGGGCGCGGTCCGCCGAGCGCACCGCCACCCCCGAGGTACTGGACGCGATCCGCGCGCAGCTCGGCCTGGACGCCGGGCCGGCGCGGCTGCTCGGCGACTGGCTCGGCGGACTGCCGCGCGGCGACGCGGGCGTGTCGTGGATCTCCGGCGCGCAGGTCATGCCGGCGGTCCTCCAGGCACTCGGTGTCTCACTGCTGCTGATGGGCGGGGCCCTGCTCGTCGCGGCGGTCACGGCGGCCGGCGTGTGCGCGCGGACCCTGCGGCTCGGGGCCGGCCGACGGCTCTACGAACGGCGTTCCGCGGGCACCGGCTCGGCGTTCATGGCCACGCTGCCCGACTTCCTGACCGCCTCGGTGCTCGCCTCCGTCGTCGGCGTGCAACTCGGCTGGCTGCCCGCCCTCGGCTGGTACGGCCCCTCGTGGCTGGTGCTGCCCGCGCTCTCGCTCGGCCTGCCCGCGGGCGCCCTGCTCGGACGGATGCTCGACGACCTGCTGCCGGGCGCCTTCGCCGAACCGTGGGCCCTGGCCGCCGCCGCGCGCGGGGTCCGCGGCCGGACCGTCGCCCGCCAGGCGCTCCGCCGCTGCGTGCCCGGCCTGCTGCCGAACCTGGGACTCTTCGTCGTCGGGCTGACCGGCGGCGCGGTGGCCGTGGAGAAGATCTTCGACATCCCGGGGCTCGGCCGGCTCTCCCTCCAGGCCGCGGTGGCCCAGGACCTGCCCGTCCTCCAGGCCGGCACCCTGGCCCTCGTCGTCCTGGCGGCGACCGTGGGGGGCCTCGCCCGTCTCGCCGCGCGCCTGTTGATCGGCCCGGCCCTGCGCGACGGCGCGCTGCCCTCACTGCACCGCCCCACACCTCCCCGCCCCACGACACCACCCCTGCTGTACGGGGGCCTGCTGCTGGCCGTCGTGACAGCGGGCCTCACCCGGGACCCCCTGGAGCTGGACACCACGGCCAGGCTCCGCTCCCCGTCCTGGGCACACCCCTTCGGCACGGACGCGCTGGGCCGCGACGTCCTGGCCAGGGTCGGCCACGGGGCACTGGACACGCTGGCCGTGGCCGCCGCGGTCAGCGCCGCCGCACTGCTCCTTGGCGTGCTGCTGGGGCTGCTGCCACGGTTCTCCGGGCCGCTCGCCGACACCGTCAACGCGCTCCCGCCGGTCCTCGCGGCGCTCCTGGTCACCGCGGTCGCGGGCAGCGGGCCCGCCACCCCGGCCCTCGCGGTCACCGCGGTGGCCTGGGCGCCCCTGGCCGCCCACACCTCGGCCCTGCTCCGCCAGGAGAAGGCCACCGCCCACCTCGCGGCGACCCGCGGCCTGGGCGCCACCCCGCTCCAGCTCCTGCGCCACGAACTCCTCCCGGCCGTCCTGCCCCCGGTCCTGCGCCACGCCCTGCTCCGCCTGCCCGGGGTGGCCCTGTCCCTCGCGGCCCTCGGCTTCCTCGGCCTGGGCGCGCAGCCGCCGTCCCCCGAGTGGGGCCTGCTGCTGTCGGAGAACCTGCCGTACGTGGAACGGGCGCCGTGGGCCTCCCTGGCACCGGCCGCCGCGCTGGCGCTGCTGGGGGCGGTCGCGGTCACCGCCGGCGGAGGAGTCGACAGGACCCGCGCCCGGCGGCGACATGCCTGA
- a CDS encoding protease inhibitor — protein MPNTARWAATITLTATAVCGPLAGTALATPSPTALYAPSALVFTTGHGEFAAEATPERAVTLNCAPTASGTHPAAVSACAELRAVSGDFDALSTRSDVLCTREYDPVVVTVEGVWQGKRISYERTFANECVKESYGTTVFTY, from the coding sequence ATGCCGAACACCGCGCGATGGGCAGCGACGATCACCCTGACGGCCACCGCCGTCTGCGGTCCCCTGGCCGGGACCGCCCTCGCCACCCCTTCGCCGACCGCGCTCTACGCCCCCTCGGCCCTGGTGTTCACCACGGGCCACGGGGAGTTCGCGGCCGAAGCCACACCTGAACGCGCGGTCACCCTGAACTGTGCGCCGACGGCCTCGGGGACCCACCCCGCCGCGGTCTCCGCCTGCGCCGAACTGCGGGCGGTGAGCGGGGACTTCGACGCCCTGTCCACCAGATCCGACGTCCTGTGCACCCGTGAGTACGACCCAGTCGTCGTCACGGTCGAGGGCGTCTGGCAGGGCAAGCGGATCTCCTACGAGCGCACCTTCGCCAACGAGTGCGTGAAGGAGTCCTACGGGACGACCGTCTTCACGTACTGA
- a CDS encoding SpoIIE family protein phosphatase, producing MRSHSGTSDDGPAYPFDETCTARAVIDGAGIVVEWNEGARRLLGHAPADVVGRPAAKLLAPDAGEPRPSAADNRWTGTLALRHDDGGTLRVRLLAHRRRPELGDRSDWLVVTPLENGTVAGQDDALAATFLDQSPCATAIFDERLRLRRVNAVMAESLGLPEEHIRGLRLPEIGGRPQNEELEGHMLRVLRTGRREDVQTYLGTAPAGRAQAWLARMAPLTDAGGRVRGICLSAHDFTEQYLARERLQLVNEASIRIGSTLDVTRTAQELADVCVPALADFVSVDLVDPPDRGGEPYVGPVLAPVRLRRAAHRSVNPGDPESVVKRGEADTYPARSPQADSLLAGRTIVAADAATTLAEWLVWDPARADRVRELGIHSTMSVPVQARGATLGVAVFTRFRRPDPFTADDVLLAEEVTARAAVCIDNARRFSRERETAIALQRSLLPRSLPRTAAVEAASRYLPAARAGVGGDWFDVIPLSGMRVAMVVGDVVGHGLQASATMGRLRTAVRTLADIDLAPDELLTHLDDLVVRLSSEAGGEGVTGEVGATCLYAVYDPVSRRCTLARAGHPPPLMLPPGGPPEEIDVPPGPPLGLGGLPFESTELRLAEGTVLALYTDGLVESRERDLDQSRALLFRALARASVSLDETCHDILQSLLPSTGASDDVALLLARTKGLPSSQVATWEVPADPALVGPVRKQVVRQLAAWDVSEAAFTTELVVSELVTNAIRYGERPIRLRLIHDAATLIVEVSDSSHTAPHLRRAKTFDEGGRGLLLVAQLTQRWGSRHTTEGKTIWAELVFGDERGGDEAGAEPEGRENGEG from the coding sequence GTGAGGAGCCACAGCGGGACATCGGACGACGGCCCGGCCTATCCGTTTGACGAGACCTGCACGGCAAGGGCCGTCATCGACGGTGCCGGCATCGTCGTCGAGTGGAACGAGGGCGCCCGGCGTCTGCTCGGGCACGCACCGGCCGACGTGGTGGGACGGCCGGCCGCGAAGCTGCTCGCGCCGGACGCCGGTGAGCCGCGGCCTTCGGCGGCCGACAACCGCTGGACCGGCACGCTCGCGCTGCGCCACGACGACGGCGGCACCCTGCGCGTGCGGCTGCTCGCGCACCGGCGGCGCCCCGAGCTGGGCGACCGCAGCGACTGGCTCGTCGTGACCCCGCTGGAGAACGGCACCGTGGCGGGGCAGGATGATGCCCTCGCCGCGACCTTCCTGGACCAGTCGCCCTGTGCGACCGCGATCTTCGACGAGCGGCTGCGGCTGCGCAGGGTCAACGCGGTGATGGCCGAGTCGCTGGGCCTCCCGGAGGAGCACATCCGTGGCCTGCGGCTCCCGGAGATCGGCGGCCGGCCGCAGAACGAGGAGCTGGAGGGGCACATGCTCCGGGTGCTCAGGACCGGCAGACGCGAGGACGTGCAGACGTATCTGGGCACCGCCCCCGCGGGCCGCGCCCAGGCCTGGCTGGCGCGGATGGCGCCGCTGACCGACGCCGGGGGCCGGGTGCGGGGCATCTGTCTGTCCGCCCACGACTTCACCGAGCAGTACCTCGCCCGGGAGCGCCTGCAGCTCGTGAACGAGGCGAGCATCCGTATCGGCTCCACCCTCGACGTCACCCGTACGGCGCAGGAGCTGGCCGACGTCTGTGTGCCCGCACTCGCCGACTTCGTCAGCGTCGACCTGGTGGATCCCCCCGACCGCGGCGGCGAACCGTACGTCGGACCGGTCCTCGCCCCCGTGCGTCTGCGCCGCGCCGCCCACCGGTCGGTGAATCCCGGCGATCCGGAGTCGGTGGTCAAGCGGGGAGAGGCGGACACCTATCCCGCCCGCTCACCGCAGGCCGACTCCCTGCTGGCCGGCCGCACCATCGTGGCCGCCGATGCCGCGACCACCCTCGCGGAGTGGCTCGTCTGGGACCCGGCGCGCGCCGACCGGGTCAGGGAGCTCGGCATCCACTCGACGATGTCCGTGCCCGTACAGGCCCGTGGCGCGACCCTGGGCGTCGCGGTATTCACCCGGTTCCGGCGGCCCGACCCGTTCACCGCCGACGACGTGCTGCTGGCCGAGGAGGTCACGGCCAGGGCGGCCGTCTGCATCGACAACGCCCGCCGGTTCTCCCGCGAACGCGAGACCGCGATCGCCCTGCAGCGCAGTCTGCTGCCCCGGTCACTGCCCCGCACGGCCGCCGTCGAGGCGGCCTCGCGCTATCTGCCCGCGGCGCGGGCGGGCGTCGGCGGCGACTGGTTCGACGTGATCCCGCTGTCGGGCATGCGGGTCGCCATGGTCGTCGGAGACGTCGTCGGCCACGGACTGCAGGCCTCGGCCACGATGGGCCGGCTGCGGACCGCCGTGCGCACCCTCGCCGACATCGACCTGGCGCCGGACGAACTGCTCACCCACCTCGACGACCTGGTCGTGCGGCTCTCCTCGGAGGCGGGCGGCGAAGGCGTCACCGGGGAGGTCGGCGCCACCTGCCTGTACGCGGTCTACGACCCGGTCAGCCGCCGCTGCACCCTCGCCCGGGCCGGTCATCCGCCGCCGCTGATGCTGCCGCCCGGCGGGCCGCCCGAGGAGATCGACGTACCGCCGGGGCCGCCGCTGGGCCTGGGCGGGCTGCCGTTCGAGTCGACCGAGCTGCGACTGGCCGAGGGCACCGTCCTCGCCCTCTACACCGACGGCCTGGTCGAGAGCCGCGAGCGTGACCTCGACCAGAGCCGCGCGCTGCTGTTCCGGGCGCTGGCGCGGGCCTCTGTTTCCCTCGACGAGACCTGCCACGACATCCTGCAGTCGCTGCTTCCTTCCACCGGCGCGTCGGACGACGTGGCCCTGCTGCTCGCCCGGACGAAGGGCCTGCCGTCCTCCCAGGTGGCGACCTGGGAGGTGCCTGCCGACCCCGCACTCGTCGGCCCGGTCCGCAAGCAGGTGGTCCGGCAACTGGCGGCGTGGGACGTCAGCGAGGCGGCGTTCACGACCGAGCTGGTGGTCAGCGAGCTGGTCACCAACGCGATCCGGTACGGCGAACGCCCGATCCGGCTCCGGCTCATCCACGACGCCGCCACCCTGATCGTGGAGGTCTCGGACTCCAGTCACACGGCGCCGCATCTGCGCCGCGCCAAGACCTTCGACGAGGGTGGCCGCGG
- a CDS encoding STAS domain-containing protein, which produces MPPQPHDHDAGPPDDAGPPQGGTGEPGLAGAAEPGADGAPRFRAPPANPYAHSYEGPGFVVVEVLGEIDMATAGALEEHLDALTSDGVPRIVVDLRAVEFFDCSGLRVLCRAERRARERGGTLRLVCDQPRVHRLLRACGLLGRFPPLTELPPAPPPGNDRAPGAR; this is translated from the coding sequence ATGCCACCCCAACCCCATGATCACGACGCCGGACCGCCCGATGACGCCGGACCGCCCCAGGGCGGCACCGGGGAACCCGGGCTCGCAGGCGCGGCGGAGCCCGGGGCCGACGGCGCGCCGAGGTTCCGGGCGCCCCCGGCGAATCCGTATGCGCACAGTTACGAGGGCCCCGGGTTCGTCGTCGTCGAGGTGCTGGGCGAGATCGACATGGCGACGGCGGGCGCCCTGGAGGAGCATCTGGACGCCCTGACCTCGGACGGAGTGCCCAGGATCGTGGTGGACCTGAGGGCGGTCGAGTTCTTCGACTGCTCGGGGCTGCGGGTGCTGTGCCGGGCCGAGCGCCGGGCCCGGGAGCGCGGCGGCACCCTCCGCCTGGTCTGCGACCAGCCCCGCGTCCACCGTCTGTTACGCGCCTGCGGCCTCCTGGGCCGCTTCCCGCCCCTGACGGAACTGCCTCCCGCACCCCCTCCGGGGAACGACCGCGCCCCCGGCGCCCGATGA
- a CDS encoding lactate 2-monooxygenase — MTKHWADFQYEIYLNGMTGAVPRLPTDLTRLEELTEQRLGPGPVGYVAGSAGSGSTARANRAALERRRIVPRMLRDVHERDLSVEVLGRRLPAPLALAPVGVLSIMHPEAEPAAARAAAAQGVPFILSSASSTPMEQVAQAMGDGERWFQLYWAKDREVTKSFLDRARACGFTALFVTLDTPLLAWRPRDLDQAYLPFLHGVGTANYFSDPAFLAGLAKPVHEDPNAAVMHFVGMFADPAKTWPDLEFLRENWDGPIVLKGVLHPDDARRAVDAGMDGVVVSNHGGRQVAGAVAAADALPKVAAVAGDRLTVLFDSGIRTGDDIFKALALGAEAVLVGRPYAYGLGLDGQAGVEHVIRCLLAELDLTLALSGHAGPGGPGADDLEEGTA; from the coding sequence ATGACGAAGCACTGGGCGGACTTCCAGTACGAGATCTATCTGAACGGGATGACGGGCGCGGTGCCCCGGCTGCCCACCGATCTGACCCGTCTCGAGGAGCTCACCGAACAGCGGCTGGGGCCCGGCCCGGTGGGCTATGTGGCGGGCAGCGCGGGCAGTGGCAGTACGGCACGGGCCAACCGGGCCGCGCTGGAGCGCCGCCGGATCGTGCCGCGCATGCTGCGGGACGTCCACGAACGCGACCTGTCCGTCGAGGTGCTGGGGCGCCGGCTGCCCGCGCCCCTCGCCCTCGCGCCGGTCGGTGTCCTGTCGATCATGCATCCGGAGGCCGAGCCGGCGGCGGCCCGGGCCGCCGCCGCACAGGGGGTTCCGTTCATCCTGTCGTCCGCCTCCAGCACGCCGATGGAGCAGGTCGCGCAGGCCATGGGTGACGGGGAACGCTGGTTCCAGCTCTACTGGGCGAAGGACCGCGAGGTCACGAAGAGTTTCCTGGACCGGGCCAGGGCCTGCGGGTTCACCGCACTGTTCGTCACCCTGGACACCCCCCTGCTGGCCTGGCGGCCACGCGACCTCGACCAGGCCTACCTGCCGTTCCTGCACGGCGTGGGCACCGCCAACTATTTCTCCGACCCGGCGTTCCTGGCCGGTCTGGCCAAGCCGGTGCACGAGGACCCGAACGCGGCCGTCATGCACTTCGTCGGCATGTTCGCGGATCCCGCGAAGACCTGGCCCGACCTGGAGTTCCTGCGGGAGAACTGGGACGGTCCCATCGTCCTGAAGGGCGTCCTGCACCCCGACGACGCCCGGCGGGCCGTCGACGCCGGGATGGACGGCGTGGTCGTCTCCAACCACGGCGGTCGCCAGGTGGCCGGTGCCGTCGCCGCCGCCGACGCGCTGCCCAAGGTGGCCGCGGTCGCCGGGGACCGGCTGACCGTCCTCTTCGACAGCGGTATCCGTACCGGCGACGACATCTTCAAGGCGCTGGCGCTGGGCGCCGAGGCGGTGCTGGTCGGGCGGCCGTACGCCTACGGGCTCGGCCTCGACGGCCAGGCCGGCGTCGAGCACGTCATCCGCTGTCTGCTGGCCGAACTCGACCTCACGCTCGCCCTGTCCGGGCACGCCGGGCCGGGCGGCCCCGGCGCCGACGACCTGGAGGAGGGGACCGCCTGA
- a CDS encoding ABC transporter substrate-binding protein: MLPLPRRRRFVAALLLAPLLTGCFASGGGDGSADSAEGARLKVALAFPPAENFSPYGADATLLSRLGVTEGLTRLDANGAAAPALAESWTRENDRGWLFTLRDAAFQDGTEVTPKAVAAALTRAAGADPVTAALSGVELTAEAAGDGRVRVSTADPDPALPLRLSSPGLVILSAKAYAKKDAVSPVGTATGPFELTGTTGTTAATLDRFDDYWGGRAQASGVDAKFIADGTARTNALRTGEADIAEAVPVSQAASLDRATRRETATTRTTSLLLNTGSGAFEDPRTRAAAREAIDTSALAKGVYEGYADAGAGIYGPALTWASDKRVEPAGRAAAGSATGRTLTVATYDNRPELPEAAQVLKQQLEKAGFEVKLEVREYSRLESDALAGKFDAFVSARNTMLDTGDPLSILASDYTCEGGYNLAQLCDKKVDKAVSEAESISDTAKRQDAAMTAEAAILGTDAVIPLVHQRIITGVRAEVGGVLLDPYERGLVGVGTRR; the protein is encoded by the coding sequence ATGCTTCCTCTGCCACGCCGTCGCAGGTTCGTCGCCGCACTGCTGCTCGCCCCCCTGCTCACCGGCTGCTTCGCGTCCGGCGGCGGCGACGGGTCCGCCGACAGCGCGGAGGGCGCCCGGCTGAAGGTCGCGCTCGCCTTCCCGCCCGCCGAGAACTTCTCCCCGTACGGCGCCGACGCCACCCTCCTCAGCAGGCTCGGCGTCACCGAGGGCCTGACCCGTCTCGACGCCAACGGCGCCGCCGCCCCCGCGCTCGCCGAGTCGTGGACCCGCGAGAACGACCGCGGCTGGCTGTTCACCCTGCGGGACGCCGCATTCCAGGACGGCACCGAGGTCACCCCGAAGGCCGTCGCCGCCGCCCTCACCCGCGCCGCGGGCGCCGACCCCGTGACCGCCGCCCTCTCCGGCGTCGAACTGACCGCCGAGGCCGCGGGCGACGGCCGGGTACGCGTCTCGACGGCCGACCCCGACCCGGCGCTGCCGCTGCGGCTGTCCAGCCCCGGCCTGGTGATCCTCTCGGCGAAGGCGTACGCGAAGAAGGACGCCGTCAGCCCCGTGGGCACCGCCACCGGACCCTTCGAACTCACCGGGACCACCGGCACCACCGCGGCCACCCTCGACCGCTTCGACGACTACTGGGGCGGCCGTGCCCAGGCCTCGGGCGTCGACGCGAAGTTCATCGCCGACGGCACCGCCCGGACGAACGCGCTGCGCACCGGCGAGGCCGACATCGCCGAGGCCGTACCCGTCTCGCAGGCGGCCTCCCTCGACAGGGCGACCCGTCGCGAGACCGCGACCACCCGCACCACCAGCCTGCTGCTCAACACCGGGTCCGGGGCGTTCGAGGACCCGAGGACACGCGCCGCCGCCCGCGAGGCGATCGACACCTCCGCCCTCGCCAAGGGCGTCTACGAGGGATACGCCGACGCCGGAGCCGGCATCTACGGGCCCGCCCTCACCTGGGCGTCCGACAAGCGCGTCGAGCCGGCCGGCCGGGCCGCGGCGGGCTCCGCCACCGGCAGGACGCTCACCGTCGCCACGTACGACAACCGGCCCGAGCTGCCCGAGGCCGCCCAGGTGCTGAAACAGCAGCTGGAGAAGGCCGGGTTCGAGGTGAAGCTGGAGGTGCGCGAGTACTCGCGGCTGGAGAGTGACGCGCTGGCCGGGAAGTTCGACGCCTTCGTGTCCGCCCGCAACACCATGCTCGACACCGGCGACCCCCTCTCCATCCTTGCCAGCGACTACACCTGCGAGGGCGGCTACAACCTGGCGCAGCTGTGCGACAAGAAGGTCGACAAGGCCGTGTCCGAGGCCGAGTCGATCAGCGACACCGCGAAGCGGCAGGACGCGGCGATGACCGCCGAGGCGGCGATACTCGGCACGGACGCCGTCATACCGCTGGTCCACCAGCGGATCATCACGGGTGTCCGCGCCGAGGTCGGCGGCGTGCTCCTCGACCCGTACGAGCGCGGCCTCGTCGGCGTCGGCACCCGGCGCTGA